Proteins co-encoded in one Garra rufa chromosome 21, GarRuf1.0, whole genome shotgun sequence genomic window:
- the vax1 gene encoding ventral anterior homeobox 1: protein MEVRYSQDSESGMLLKNGLKEGKEGKDSQGNISKTFLKDQQESFSPSGAVENCEKSRTSSGDPDYCRRILVRDAKGSIREIILPKGLDLDRPKRTRTSFTAEQLYRLEMEFQRCQYVVGRERTELARQLNLSETQVKVWFQNRRTKQKKDQGKDSELRSVVSETAATCSVLRLLEQGRLLTPPGLPGLLPHCGSSSLGSALRGPSLGITANGGSSSSSSSSAASSGTAGGSPPLPTVTSSGTVAGLQGSPSAHGLFSFPMPSLLGSVASRISSTPLGMAGSLAGNLQELSARYLSSSAFEPYSRTNGKEALDKKVLE, encoded by the exons ATGGAAGTCCGCTACAGCCAAGACTCGGAGTCCGGAATGTTGCTGAAGAATGGACTAAAAGAGGGGAAAGAGGGAAAGGATTCCCAGGGGAACATTTCAAAAACGTTCCTGAAGGACCAGCAGGAGTCCTTCTCTCCATCCGGAGCGGTGGAAAACTGCGAAAAGAGCCGGACGAGCTCAGGAGATCCTGATTACTGCCGGAGGATTCTAGTTCGgg ATGCCAAAGGTTCGATCCGAGAGATTATTCTCCCCAAGGGTTTGGATCTAGACCGACCAAAGCGTACTAGAACCTCGTTCACAGCGGAACAGCTTTACAGACTGGAGATGGAGTTTCAGCGGTGCCAGTATGTTGTGGGACGAGAACGAACCGAACTTGCCCGACAACTTAACCTGTCTGAAACTCAG GTGAAGGTGTGGTTCCAGAATCGTCGCACTAAGCAGAAAAAGGATCAGGGGAAGGATTCAGAGCTGCGCTCTGTGGTTTCTGAAACAGCAGCAACCTGCAGCGTCCTACGTTTACTGGAGCAGGGCCGGCTCCTCACTCCCCCAGGCCTGCCAGGGTTGCTACCCCACTGTGGGAGCTCATCGCTTGGCTCAGCCCTGCGTGGGCCGTCCCTGGGCATCACGGCTAATGGAGGCTCCTCCAGCAGCAGTAGCAGCAGCGCGGCCAGTTCAGGCACAGCCGGGGGGAGCCCGCCACTGCCAACGGTGACCAGTTCGGGGACAGTCGCGGGGCTGCAGGGATCTCCGTCTGCCCACGGGCTGTTTAGCTTCCCTATGCCCTCTCTGCTTGGGTCAGTCGCCTCACGCATCTCCTCCACCCCGCTCGGGATGGCCGGATCCCTGGCGGGGAACTTGCAGGAACTTTCCGCCCGCTACCTGAGCTCGTCCGCCTTTGAGCCCTACTCGCGGACCAATGGCAAAGAAGCGTTAGACAAGAAAGTTTTGGAATGA